Proteins encoded together in one Prunus dulcis chromosome 3, ALMONDv2, whole genome shotgun sequence window:
- the LOC117621793 gene encoding LEAF RUST 10 DISEASE-RESISTANCE LOCUS RECEPTOR-LIKE PROTEIN KINASE-like 2.7 produces the protein MSWLFFSSPFAFFVFINIPLASSFVGYTSCSNKFNCGEITNVGFPFWGYGRPESCGYPELNLTCSESVTTIGIMGVQYRVLKINQEAEETLKLVRDDYYDKICSPKFGDTKLNSNLFDYVSGSVDVKLLYDCISSSQRDFSCPKDETYGNVAAVLPAFPVPLMCKSQMVIRIQDAMSFSIFSSKNVTELEQAVREGFEVKYKVDSAKCDECVGSKGVCGYDWGLSETVCHCPNQSSASRNCSATAEAIDNPVLPSAKVARQDYWRTICPQTYVNTNINFSLFNYSSGLTNLTFYYACNTSITIPGLGDNFTSQVCSTNNGNITVWSFTQSPPVDPVAARACTTGISVPVFTTAAQALMASQKTIQEVVDEGFELGLEIDNVQCNNCSESGGKCGLNTTSGGFSCFCQDQAYATTCNAKGSSV, from the exons atgtcCTGGCTTTTCTTCTCATCCCCTTTTGCCTTCTTTGTTTTCATCAACATTcctttagcctcaagctttgTTGGGTACACAAGTTGTAGCAACAAGTTCAACTGTGGAGAGATCACAAACGTTGGTTTTCCTTTCTGGGGATACGGCAGGCCAGAGAGTTGTGGATATCCAGAACTGAATCTCACATGTTCCGAGAGTGTCACCACTATAGGGATTATGGGGGTCCAATACAGAGTGTTGAAGATAAACCAAGAAGCTGAAGAAACACTCAAACTTGTGAGAGATGACTACTATGACAAAATTTGTTCTCCAAAGTTTGGGGACACCAAACTGAATTCCAATCTTTTCGACTATGTTTCAGGCTCTGTCGATGTTAAATTACTGTATGATTGTATTTCTAGCTCACAACGTGACTTCAGTTGCCCCAAGGATGAAACTTATGGTAATGTGGCCGCCGTACTTCCAGCTTTTCCGGTGCCTCTCATGTGTAAATCACAGATGGTGATTCGGATTCAGGACGCAATGAGTTTCAGTATCTTTAGTTCAAAGAATGTAACAGAACTTGAACAGGCAGTTAGAGAAGGATTTGAGGTGAAGTATAAGGTGGACAGTGCAAAATGTGATGAGTGTGTTGGTTCAAAGGGTGTTTGTGGTTATGATTGGGGTTTGAGTGAGACTGTTTGCCATTGCCCGAATCAAAGTTCTGCGTCCCGGAATTGTTCTGCCACAGCAGAGGCCATAGACAATCCAGTTTTGCCATCAGCTAAAG TTGCTAGGCAGGACTATTGGAGAACTATCTGTCCTCAGACTTATGTCAACACCAACATCAACTTCTCTCTGTTTAATTATTCGTCTGGGCTTACAAACCTGACCTTTTACTACGCGTGCAATACAAGTATAACTATCCCGGGGCTGGGGGATAACTTTACTTCCCAAGTTTGCAGTACGAACAACGGTAACATTACTGTTTGGTCTTTCACCCAGAGTCCCCCAGTTGATCCAGTTGCTGCCCGCGCCTGTACAACTGGGATCAGTGTTCCGGTTTTTACGACAGCTGCTCAGGCTCTAATGGCCAGTCAAAAAACTATCCAGGAAGTCGTAGATGAAGGCTTTGAATTGGGATTGGAGATTGATAATGTTCAATGCAACAATTGTTCGGAATCAGGAGGGAAGTGTGGGCTTAACACGACTAGTGGTGGATTCAGTTGCTTTTGCCAGGATCAGGCCTATGCAACCACATGTAATGCAAAAG GCTCATCTGTTTAA
- the LOC117621792 gene encoding cell wall / vacuolar inhibitor of fructosidase 1-like: MKSSISPKLMLSLLEIAFCLIVFLPISHCKVSYFPMGANLIDLTCKKTPYYDLCVISLNSDPRSYTTDVAGLGVVMADVVKAKATDSLNKINELLTQSPGDRSLTTCVDYYKTVIEGDVPLANEAFAAGNAKLADQGMSDAGIVIDLCESQFSEGSSPVTDKNKAAHDVAAVGAAIARTML; encoded by the coding sequence ATGAAGAGTTCAATATCTCCAAAACTCATGCTATCTCTCCTAGAAATTGCTTTCTGTCTAATTGTATTTCTTCCTATAAGCCATTGCAAGGTTTCTTATTTTCCAATGGGTGCCAATCTCATCGACCTAACATGCAAAAAAACACCATACTACGATCTTTGTGTCATCTCTCTAAACTCAGATCCCCGAAGCTACACCACCGATGTGGCCGGCTTAGGCGTCGTAATGGCGGATGTTGTTAAGGCTAAGGCAACGGACAGCCTGAACAAAATCAATGAGCTACTTACGCAGAGCCCAGGAGACCGATCGTTGACCACCTGCGTTGACTATTACAAGACAGTTATAGAAGGTGATGTTCCCCTAGCTAATGAAGCCTTTGCTGCAGGTAACGCTAAGCTTGCTGACCAAGGCATGAGTGACGCTGGCATCGTGATTGACTTATGTGAAAGCCAATTTTCTGAAGGGAGCTCTCCTGTGACAGATAAGAACAAAGCTGCTCATGATGTTGCGGCTGTGGGTGCAGCAATTGCGAGGACAATGCTTTga
- the LOC117623522 gene encoding LEAF RUST 10 DISEASE-RESISTANCE LOCUS RECEPTOR-LIKE PROTEIN KINASE-like 2.7, with product MNLYPLQKISFLLVITSTICLLYIPRSLGEEDDEQYLNCSASFQCANILNIGYPFWGSSRPDYCGYPEFKLNCTGDAPVISFQDEDYRVLDINQSASTLRIARTDYWNNVCPVSPGNTTIEVNRVEYASDVQELLLFYDCPPLNIPLPIQLTSQFNCSINSTANYINYFVTQNLTNSGLTNISSTFGTCHTTVTARVSQSARENLAMNSTKDNLVAVLDSGFGLKWDASNNLCKQCNETGGQCGYNTSTAEFTCYCKDGPNPSNCAVYSLV from the exons atGAATCTCTATCCCTTGCAAAAGATCTCTTTTCTCCTTGTGATCACAAGTACTATATGCCTATTGTATATTCCAAGATCTTTGGGTGAGGAGGATGATGAGCAATACCTCAACTGCAGCGCTTCGTTTCAATGCGCAAATATTCTGAATATTGGTTACCCTTTTTGGGGATCAAGCCGACCCGATTATTGTGGCTACCCGGAATTCAAGTTGAACTGCACCGGGGATGCCCCGGTGATCTCATTCCAGGACGAAGATTATAGAGTCCTGGATATCAACCAAAGTGCAAGTACTCTTAGAATCGCTAGGACAGACTACTGGAACAACGTTTGTCCTGTGTCACCTGGCAACACCACAATAGAAGTAAACCGTGTAGAATATGCTTCAGATGTTCAAGAACTATTGCTGTTCTATGACTGCCCCCCACTCAATATTCCTCTTCCAATTCAGCTAACAAGTCAGTTCAACTGCAGCATAAACagcactgccaattacatcaATTACTTTGTCACACAAAACCTCACGAATTCTGGGCTCACGAATATTAGTAGTACCTTTGGAACGTGCCACACGACCGTCACTGCCCGCGTTTCGCAATCAGCGCGTGAAAATTTGGCGATGAATTCCACCAAGGACAATCTAGTTGCCGTTCTTGATTCTGGGTTTGGGTTGAAATGGGATGCAAGTAATAACTTGTGTAAGCAATGTAACGAAACTGGTGGTCAGTGCGGGTACAATACATCTACAGCTGAGTTCACCTGCTATTGCAAGGATGGACCTAATCCCTCGAACTGTGCAG tATATAGTCTGGTCTAG
- the LOC117621794 gene encoding cell wall / vacuolar inhibitor of fructosidase 1-like produces MKNSISPKLMLSLLEIAFCLIVFLPISHCKVSYFPMGANLIDLTCKKTPYYDLCVISLNSDPRSYTADVAGLGVVMADVVKAKATDSLNKINELLTQSPGDRSLTTCVDYYKTVIEGDVPLANEAFAAGNAKLADQGMSDAGIVIDLCESQFSEGSSPVTDKNKAAHDVAAVGAAIARTML; encoded by the coding sequence ATGAAGAATTCAATATCTCCAAAACTCATGCTATCTCTCCTAGAAATTGCTTTCTGTCTAATTGTATTTCTTCCTATAAGCCATTGCAAGGTTTCTTATTTTCCAATGGGTGCCAATCTCATCGACCTAACATGCAAAAAAACACCATACTACGATCTTTGTGTCATCTCTCTAAACTCAGATCCCCGAAGCTACACCGCCGATGTGGCCGGCTTAGGCGTCGTAATGGCGGATGTTGTTAAGGCTAAGGCAACGGACAGCCTGAACAAAATCAATGAGCTACTTACGCAGAGCCCAGGAGACCGATCGTTGACCACCTGCGTTGACTATTACAAGACAGTTATAGAAGGTGATGTTCCCCTAGCTAATGAAGCCTTTGCTGCAGGTAACGCTAAGCTTGCTGACCAAGGCATGAGTGACGCTGGCATCGTGATTGACTTATGTGAAAGCCAATTTTCTGAAGGGAGCTCTCCTGTGACAGATAAGAACAAAGCTGCTCATGATGTTGCGGCTGTGGGTGCAGCAATTGCGAGGACAATGCTTTga